A genomic region of Kluyveromyces marxianus DMKU3-1042 DNA, complete genome, chromosome 5 contains the following coding sequences:
- the GCD6 gene encoding translation initiation factor eIF2B catalytic subunit epsilon has translation MSGKKTKSGKANSNKKQELVQDERLQAIVLTDSFETRFMPLTSVRPRCLLPLANIPLIEYTLEFLAKAGVNEVYLICASHGDQIQEYIDQSKWSLPWAPFKISTIMSLESRSVGDAMRDLDNRGLITGDFVLVSGDLVTNMDFEKALDIHKQRRKNDKDHIVTMCLSKATQFHKTRSHEPATFIFDKSNDRCIYYQDIPLASSKEKTTIDIDPELLEGVDEFVLRNDLIDCHVDICSPHVPAIFQENFDYQYLRRDFVKGVLSSDLLKKHIYGYITDEYATRAESWQTYDAISQDFIARWCYPLVLNSNLLEGQTYSYESQHIYKEKDVVLSQSCKIKKNTAIGSGSKIGEGTVIENSVIGRNCMIGSNIQIKNSYIWDNVTINDNSNIVHSLVASGVKVGSNVTLNDGCIIGFDVIIDNDVTVPVGTKIAATSVQRDSSFFLDADHSLDSSDNDEDEEDSNSSSSSDLGNRSTQTTRAKISKEIVGPNGKGVLYESDDDDEDEDGSTEKGVSNTLTYKNDEIYFSDTSISSTTQKHRKRRTMSMTSVYTDFEGEDDEEEDFEKEAIATVERAIENNHDLDTSMLELNTLRMSMNVTYHEVRNASVIAILRRIFHFVATQTLGPKEAVTKVLQQWGPMFKRQAFDNEEFRDLMNIFLNRVLDQKFEKPDFILFHLYNTLYDMDIIDEDIIYKWWDVVSADDKYATVIALLGKWIDWLKTADEESSEEEDSDDSE, from the coding sequence ATGAGTGGAAAGAAGACTAAATCGGGCAAGGCAAACAGTAACAAGAAGCAAGAGTTGGTTCAAGATGAAAGATTGCAAGCAATTGTCTTGACTGATTCTTTTGAAACCAGGTTTATGCCTCTTACTTCAGTGAGACCTAGATGCTTATTACCATTGGCAAATATTCCTTTGATTGAATATACATTAGAATTCCTTGCTAAAGCTGGTGTTAATGAGGTTTATCTTATTTGCGCATCGCATGGTGACCAAATCCAAGAATACATTGATCAATCTAAATGGAGCTTGCCATGGGCTCCATTCAAAATTAGTACTATCATGTCTTTAGAATCTCGCTCTGTGGGTGATGCAATGAGAGACTTGGATAACCGTGGGTTGATCACCGGTGATTTTGTACTTGTTAGTGGTGATTTGGTTACAAACATGGATTTCGAAAAGGCATTAGATATCCATAAGCAAAGACGTAAAAATGACAAAGACCACATTGTCACAATGTGTTTGAGCAAAGCTACACAGTTTCACAAGACCAGATCTCATGAACCTGCCACTTTTATTTTCGATAAGTCAAATGACAGATGCATCTACTACCAAGACATCCCCTTGGCAAGTTCTAAAGAAAAGACCACTATTGATATTGATCCAGAACTTTTGGAAGGTGTAGATGAATTTGTGCTACGTAACgatttgattgattgtCATGTCGATATATGCTCTCCCCATGTCCCAGCAATTTTCCAAGAGAACTTCGATTACCAGTACTTGAGAAGAGACTTCGTTAAGGGTGTGCTCTCCAGTGACTTGTTAAAGAAACACATATATGGTTATATCACAGACGAATATGCTACAAGAGCTGAAAGCTGGCAAACCTATGACGCTATTTCTCAGGATTTTATCGCAAGATGGTGCTATCCTTTGGTTTTGAATTCCAACTTATTGGAAGGCCAAACTTACTCTTACGAAAGCCAGCATATctacaaagaaaaagatgtGGTTTTGTCCCAATCTtgcaaaataaaaaagaacacTGCAATCGGTTCTGGTTCCAAGATTGGAGAAGGCACTGTTATTGAAAATAGTGTGATCGGCAGGAACTGTATGATTGGTTCCAACATTCAAATAAAGAACAGTTACATCTGGGACAACGTAACAATCAATGACAACTCTAATATCGTTCACTCTTTGGTTGCCTCAGGAGTAAAGGTAGGCTCTAATGTTACTTTGAATGATGGTTGTATAATTGGGTTTGATGTTATTATCGATAATGACGTTACCGTCCCTGTGGGCACCAAAATTGCCGCAACATCAGTACAGAGAGATAGCagcttctttttagatGCTGATCATAGTTTAGATTCGTCTGATAAcgacgaagatgaagaagacagCAACtcgtcctcttcttctgacCTAGGCAACAGGTCAACTCAGACAACCAGAGCCAAAATCTCTAAGGAAATAGTCGGTCCTAATGGTAAGGGTGTTTTGTATGAAAgtgatgacgatgatgaggatgaagacGGATCTACGGAAAAGGGTGTTAGCAATACATTGACCTACAAGAACGACGAAATATACTTTTCGGAtacttctatttcttccaCAACCCAAAAAcatagaaagagaagaaccATGTCAATGACAAGTGTTTACACAGATTTCGAAGGAGAAgatgacgaggaagaagatttcgAAAAGGAAGCTATTGCAACGGTGGAAAGAGCTATAGAAAATAACCATGACTTGGATACTTCCATGCTTGAATTGAACACTCTAAGAATGAGTATGAACGTCACCTACCATGAAGTCAGAAACGCCTCTGTAATTGCTATCCTGAGAAGAATTTTCCACTTCGTAGCAACCCAAACCTTGGGTCCAAAAGAGGCTGTTACAAAGGTTTTGCAGCAGTGGGGACCAATGTTTAAGAGACAAGCTTTCGACAACGAAGAGTTTAGAGATTTGATGAATATTTTCTTGAACCGTGTCTTGGATCAAAAGTTCGAGAAACCAGATTTCATCCTTTTCCATCTGTACAACACATTGTATGATATGGACATCATCGATGAAGATATTATCTATAAATGGTGGGATGTGGTAAGCGCTGATGATAAATATGCCACAGTGATTGCATTGTTAGGCAAATGGATAGATTGGTTGAAAACAGCAGATGAAGAATCATcagaggaagaagacaGCGATGACAGCGAGTAA